One window of the Leptospira koniambonensis genome contains the following:
- a CDS encoding NuoI/complex I 23 kDa subunit family protein → MGTVNVINVAAKHKPAWYQRLYSYSIANGLWITLKHFIKAAFLKGAVTLEFPEKKRKFSTRFRGMHTMKRDEIGRERCTSCFCCMWICPADAIKIEAGHVTPEIQHLHPEDKFAKKFEIDLLRCIFCGMCEEACPKGAIYLDGPAEMAADNREDLILTKERMMQKVGGPILGERL, encoded by the coding sequence TTGGGAACCGTTAATGTAATTAATGTAGCGGCAAAACATAAGCCCGCTTGGTACCAAAGATTATATTCCTATTCGATCGCGAATGGTCTTTGGATCACTCTTAAACATTTTATCAAAGCAGCTTTTCTAAAAGGCGCAGTCACATTAGAATTCCCCGAAAAGAAAAGAAAGTTTTCTACTCGTTTCCGTGGAATGCATACTATGAAGCGGGATGAGATTGGCAGAGAAAGATGTACCAGCTGTTTCTGTTGTATGTGGATCTGTCCTGCGGACGCGATCAAGATAGAAGCAGGACATGTAACTCCTGAAATTCAACATCTTCATCCAGAAGATAAGTTTGCTAAGAAGTTTGAGATAGATCTATTACGTTGTATATTCTGTGGAATGTGCGAAGAGGCATGTCCTAAAGGTGCGATCTATTTGGATGGGCCTGCAGAGATGGCCGCGGACAATAGAGAAGATCTAATTCTTACTAAAGAAAGAATGATGCAAAAAGTTGGAGGGCCGATCTTAGGAGAAAGGCTATAA
- a CDS encoding DUF433 domain-containing protein: METDTKKTLDRIISHPSICGGKPVIRGTSIRVLEILDMIFLGFGYREILNEYPNIKVLDIEACLEYASKRLHSPILDKANRELPREFASELREANRRVS; encoded by the coding sequence ATGGAAACAGATACAAAAAAAACACTAGACCGTATTATCTCTCATCCTTCCATCTGCGGAGGTAAACCAGTCATCCGGGGAACCTCGATCCGAGTTTTAGAAATATTAGATATGATTTTTCTAGGATTCGGATACCGTGAAATCCTGAATGAATATCCAAATATTAAGGTTTTGGATATCGAAGCTTGTTTGGAATATGCTTCTAAAAGATTACATTCTCCGATATTAGATAAAGCGAATCGAGAACTTCCGAGAGAATTTGCTTCGGAACTCAGAGAAGCTAACCGGAGAGTTTCTTAA